A stretch of DNA from Diospyros lotus cultivar Yz01 chromosome 14, ASM1463336v1, whole genome shotgun sequence:
ACCAATTTTTGGCATAATCATTCGCTACCAAACGGCATTAAAGTAATCATATTGGTCACTTTATATTTAACAATACATGGGGACCACACCAGCCAcctttaattataaatataattaacattttatatgcatatagTGTGACCATATCTGTCTTTGCTTCCAAGTAATATACAAATATTGGTTGTCATCTAGTAGATTTGGTGGCCAGCCATAACCATGGGGTGGGATTATATATTAAACATAAACAAATTAGCCGAattgttatttaaatacttaaatttaatatttataatgatattttatattatatgtcaTATCACATTCTGAGTGGTGGACTAAATCAGAATGGGCTCAATAATCAACCTATGTTTTTGAACGCACGCGTAAAGGCATTATTAGTTCCACAAATCTCATTGTATTGACCATAATAAACTCTTTCTCTGCTTCAGAGAAAAGAGATGTACAAGCCTTTATGATCTCGTTCTAGTAATATGTATATTCAAAATATGATTTGTTAAAGCCAAACTTGATATATTCTCTTCatatattattaacaaaaaatcaaagaaaagacGGGTAATGAAGAGACAAGCtcttaaatatacaaaatattaatgcaaaatacaaaataacatttttagcaaattaatataaatagtattttttatttaaaaataaaaattagaatagCCCTCTAAACCAACTATACTTGAGCATAGCATGTTTTGTGGCAATGCAATTGGGAATCCTTGTGCCtatttagtatttatattaggagtatatcaaaataaaatgacaaactAATTTATGTAGGTGATTATAACGACATTCTTTGTTTAGTTAGAGTTGCTATCGAGCTGAGCTAACTCCGTAAATGCTTATGCatatttgtttagaattttgttggaTTAGGGAGTCAAGCTCAAAATTAAGGTTTAAActtatttgtatataaattttttcGTATGAATGTTTGAATTTCGATTCAAGTTGAAAGATCAAATTATATTGGATAGGATTGGACTAAAAGACCTGATACAATCCAAGATCGAAAGGTTAGTTTGGcgttcaaaaaatttaaaaaatcgatCTTCGATCTAGTTTGGCATTGTCTTCTTTGAGTTTGTCCTTTGGTTTGAATTTTGTTGTCAATTTCGGTCTTGATCCGAGTTGATTGAACACCCCTATTTTTTTGTTGCCTAGTTTATATTACATGAGAGAGGTTTAAGCGACTTTCAAATAAGTCTTTTCATGAACTCTAAATTTAAAgttcattttaaatttgattttatacttatttatatAGAACGTATAATATCAATATACTTCAACATATAcccaaattttaaatattataaaaaatattttattaaaaaatacttattattaaaaaataacaataagcTTAGAAGACAAGACTCGTATGGAATATATCGAATGTTCAATTTTGAGTATGTATAGATTGTGTAtgtatttgaatattttgaaatgGAATATCGCTCACTCTTAGAGATTAGTCGGatgaaatttgaatattttgaatgaatgagaaaaaaaatacttacTATCTTAAAACAAGGTTGGAACGACCAAGTTTACAAACAAGCACTTGAACGTCGATTCAAATTAAGTTTATAGGAAGACGAATAggggtataatttttttttaatataattatttaataatattaataaatttatccaatatatataaaaaaagacgAGGGCACGTCTTGAtggtaataatataaaatattatggacGTTTCCGTAAAACTACTTTTGCCCCTCCACTGACCTTTTCAGAGTTTTCTCAGTCTGCCGTCCATGCACGCCAACTCCATCGCCACCACCAGCACCGCCACCGCCGGCTCAGCCACCACCTGTGACGGAGACGCTCAGTGAGTCATGGGGAACTATAATGCGTGTCTTCGCCGTAACAACGCCCAAGAACACTgccacaagaagaagaagaaggagaagaaggccCGAGTCCGCGGACCCCAACCCAATCCCTACTCGGATCCCCAGGGCCCGATCCGCGTCCTGAAAGACTTCGCCCGCCGGAGCCGCATCGGCGACAAGTACGTTCTGGGTCAGGAGCTGGGCCGGGGAGAGTTCGGAGTGACCCACCTTTGCACCGACCGGGAGACCCGGGAGGCCCTGGCCTGCAAGTCGATATCGAAGAATAAGCTGCGGACGGCGGTGGACGTGGAGGACGTCCGGCGGGAGGTGGAGATAATGTCTAAAATGCCGGAGCACCCGAACGTGGTGAGGTTTCGGGCAAGCTACGAGGACGACGAGGCGGTGCACCTGGTGATGGAGCTGTGCGAGGGCGGCGAGCTCTTCGACCGGATTGTGGCGAGGGGCCACTACAGCGAGCGGGCGGCCGCCGGAGTGGCGAGGACTGTGGCGGAGGTGGTGAGAATGTGTCACGAGAACGGGGTGATGCACAGGGACTTGAAGCCGGAGAATTTCTTGTTTGCCAGCAAAAAGGAGAATTCTCCTCTCAAGGCCATTGATTTCGGCCTCTCCGTCTTCTTCCAACCTGGTATGCTACAACGGTGTGATCTGAACTATATTGATATTGTTTTAGTCGTTGCCATTAATGATCAGTGATGTAGTAGTGTCGatggaattttcttttttcttttttgggattTCTCCTAGTCTTCTAATCATTGGAAAATTTTGGTTAATTGTTtagtttcaaattttgatttttttgttatatggGTCGCACAAGTGTTGATAGGCCCTCGGTCGATTGTTCAGATTTACTGGGTTTTCCTCCTTTTTTCCTGTAAATTTGAATGTTTTCTTGGGGTTTAAGGGTTTGGTTGGGTTTTAAATCTCATAGTTTAAATTCAGTTCTCCATTTTGATATATTTCCACATTTATCTAAGATTGCTGACATGTTTTAGTATACTTTGATTTAACTGTTCACTTTGAATTCTGATTTGAAAACAATCAAAACTGTGGGTAATCAGTTGCCTTgatttctttcctctttcctttCAGGGGAGAGGTTTTCAGAGATTGTGGGTAGTCCCTACTACATGGCGCCTGAGGTTTTGAAGCGAAATTATGGACCAGAGGTCGATATATGGAGTGCCGGCGTGATTCTTTATATATTGTTATGCGGGGTTCCTCCATTTTGGGCAGGTAATTGCTAGTCTTCTTTTATATGAAGAATTGCAGAATAAACTGTTAGATGAGTTGGATTGTTGAGTTATTTTCTCTCACTGCATGCTGCAGAAACCGAACAGGGTGTTGCACTGGCGATCCTGCGCGGGGTGATTGATTTCAAGAGGGAGCCATGGCCTCAGGTTTCTGATAATGCCAAAAGCCTCGTTCGGCAGATGTTAGAGCCAGACCCCAGAAAACGATTGACTGCTCAGCAGGTGCTTGGTAAGTCCCTTTGTCCATTGTGGAAGTAGGCTATctatccttctttttcttgtctctATACCATTCATTTTACTTTTCATGAACGATATGTGAGAAATAGATGGCTCAGCAGAATGTCACCAACTTGACATTTCTGATCGGTCTTATTGATGCAAAATCATTCAGTTTTAAGCAATCAAAATGTGGATGCATTGTCACTGACTTTTTGTTCGCTGTTCCTGTTGAAAATTTCAGCTGCTAGACTTAAAGGGTGTTTCCGAAGTCTTGAGTGACATAATACTTGAAATTGCCCAAGAGAGTTTCTACAATCATGTTTCGCTTGattattagaatttagaatGTTTAGTCTATTAGAGGGCTGCTCCTAATGGATGCTCCTTTGCTATGGTTATGTTCCTTATTGCAAGTGTTTGATGAGACTTCAATGTACTTGATGAGCTGGGCCAAGTAATAGCGACTATAACAGACTAATTCTTAACTGAATTTAGTTGGTAGGACAATGGACAATGCATCTGTTATGAGGTCTGTGAATGTATCATCAACACACCAAGTATGGGCCACACGGTAAGTTTAGAGCAATGATTGTGTTAACCATGAATTGGGGCACGTAAGTGGGTCATTGAGTGATGAATACAGGCTTGGGTTACCCCAATCTGGTCGTGTGTAACTAGGACATTGGACTGGTGTATTAGTACTGTCTTTAACCAAATAACTCAGCTAGGGATAGcaaaggtgtggacaaatacaACCCTTGGAGGCAAGGAATTGAATATATCAAACACGGGGAAAAACTGTAATGGAAATTTGGGAATTACGGCTTCGTTGCTTGGAGGCAAGGCCCTACATTATAGGGATAAACTGTAATGTGTAACTACAGTCttgtttttttactttaatCTCTCTCACAATTGATAAGGTAATCCTTTTAAGAAGGGTGTGCACGTATTTATTTCCTAACAATATTGTTGGGaggttaattttatttttctttttaaaccatgacttatttcatttgaaGTAACTCTTTGTTTTTCTACTTGGCAGAGCACCCCTGGATACGAAATGCGAAGAAAGCTCCAAATGTCCCATTAGGAGATATAGTGAGAGCAAGGCTCAAACAGTTTTCTGTGATGAACAGATTCAAAAAGAAAGCATTGAGGGTAATTATCAATATTAGTTCAACATATTTGTCTGTTGGTGCTTGTCTTTGTGACAGGAATGCTGTTTGTACTGACTGAATTCATTCATAGAGCTCACATTAACTAATTCTTAACTGCAATCATGTAATTATGAACTATAATGGTCTTCCTGCTTTGAAGATAAAGTCCTTGTCGGTTTGTATGTACTTTCTGTGTAGCTGTTATATCAAGTATCTGCATCCGATGAATATTTTTGCATATGATGTGGGGTTTGTTTTTTAAATGCTGTAGGTAATTGCAGAGCACTTATCAGTTCAAGAGGTTGAAGTAATCAGAGACATGTTTATGTTGATGGACACTGACAATAATGGAAAAGTAACATACGAGGAACTAAGGGCAGGGCTTCGGAAGGTTGGTTCGCAATTGGCTGAACCTGAAATGAAGTTGCTGATGGATGCGGTAAATTTCTTTCGCTGCTAAAAGATTTACTATGGAAGTGACTTGCTATATTGTACATGAGATTTTGctggtttgatttttcatacCTTGGATTGGCATCTTGATTTAGTTTTGCTGATATTAAAACAGGCTGCTCCTGCATGCTTCTTTTGCCTGCCAAACTTTATCAAAACTTCAGATTTAAAGTGATTAAATATTCATCGTGCCtccatttctattatttctttttggtcAGTTTCTAAGGGTAGTAGGACTTCTATTTGCGGGATAGATCTTATGAGCACATTTTAAAAGCAAGTTCCACGAAATTTCTTATAGCGTTTTGTCACATAACTATTAATGTATATCATATGCATGATCTCATCTTTTGTGAGGCAGGATatagttttcttttcctttaactACTTTTTTCCGTTTCCTTTTCCAGTACTAGGCTTTAACATGTATATGGTACTTCTGAAGCTCTCTGATAAGATTTGGTTCATGGAACACTTACATCTGTCTCGAAGTACATTAAAAACCTAAAGGCAGTGTAGTGCTGAAAAGTTAACACATTTATTTGAAGATTATATCCATCTCTTACAAACCAAATATTGCTATTTGGATGTTTCTTAGGCTGATGTTGATGGGAATGGAGTACTGGATTATGGGGAATTTGTTGCTGTAACCATTCATCTACAGAAGATGGAGAATGATGCACATTTCCGGCAagcatttatttttttcgatAAAGATGGAAGTGGTTTTATTGAACTTCATGAGCTACAAGAAGCCTTGACAGATGAATCAGGTGAAATTGATGCTGATGTACTTAATGAGATCATGCGAGAGGTTGACACTAATAAGGTTGACATTTGAGTTTTACCATTATTTGTCATATCAAACTTAGAACCTTTGCTTTCTCTTTGGTTTCCATTCCAAAAGATTGCCTCTAAAACCATTACGGTCAAAATGATACAACTTCAGATAATCGTTGATCTAAGCAAGATATATCTGAAGTTAGTTTATCCGATTTTTGAGGATTTAAACtgattaaatttcaaaaatgattgAAATGTCAGTAATACCTGCCTTTTAACTTTGTAGATTAGCACTTCATGCCTTCCCTTCCTCCTCCTATCTCTTTTGTCTTTCCATAATAATTGGCCAAAGATTTATCAGGATGGGAAAATCAGTTATGATGAGTTTGTCGCTATGATGAAAGCTGGAACTGATTGGAGAAAAGCATCTCGTCAGTATTCGAGGGAGAGATTCAAGAGCTTGAGCCTTAACCTGATGAAGGATGGCTCCTTGCAGCTTCAGGATGGGGTCACTGGTCAAACAATTATGGTTTGAGCTGAATGGTGCTTATCTTGTTTCCTCGGCACCCCCTGAATGATGCTTTGCTTCCAAGATTCAGAATGAAGATGCATCCTATATGAGGAAAGTTGGGATGTGGATTATTACTGAAAAATCAGGTTTTTGAGGATCTTGATGTCCCCAGTGTACCTGCATTTCAAGTTGGATCTGTTTTCTTTTGCACCATGTAAGTATGGATTGTAGAAGCACATTCCTGTGCGAGAAATTGTGAAGGTACATATtacaattatttcaaatatgtGTCACCATGTATATTGATTATGTTTTTTGCATTTGATGATCAGTGATTTGTGCTTTCATAACTTTGTGTAAATAATAGTCAGGTAGTTATTTGATGGATATGTGAATTCATGGAAAGTCCACAATCTCTATGTTGTACATATATGAGACAGGTCATAATTTTCAAGCCTTGTGAAATATCTGCTGTAACATCTCATTGAAAATACCATTTTAGCATTTAGGCACAAATTAAAAGGTATATGTTTCACTCTGTCTGAGTCATATACGCTAAACTAGCGAATGCATTGGAAATAGCAAAGAAGATGACAGTAATCTGCAGCTAATTTCCATTCTGTTCTATGTAGAGAGAAGTGTGGACTTCTCTTAATGTTGCATCTCTTACTGAAGAACTGGATTTGAGGAGCTTGATGTCCCAATGCTCCCGAGTTTCAACTTGGATCTGTTTTGTTTCATACCATGAAATATCGATCATAAAAGCACATTCTGTGTGATCATGTTATTTGTATTTGATGATTAGccattatttttgtgatttcatAAATTTGTGCAAAGAATGATCGATAgttatttaaatggaaatgcGAATTCATGGAAACTTTATAAATTTCTGGGCCTTATGAAATTCTGCCGTAACATCTCATTGAGATTACCGCTTTAGCATTGGAGGAGAATGACTAGAAAGCTATAACTAGGCACAAGTTAGAAGCAATAGGATTCTCCCTGTTCTAGCTATATAAGCTGAAGTAACAAATGCTTTGGAAATAGAAGAAGACATGAGTATTTGCAGCTATTCTTTATCAAGTTCAATCTAATTGTGTTGTCTTGTCTTAATATTGTATCTCCTATGAACTTCAAACATCAAGCTAGAGGTTTTTCAAGTGTCTTTGTTCCCATTTCCAGTCTAAACAATGGAAACGAAAGGACCCATCAATGCTTCTCAGTTCTCTGGGAATTGCTTATAGTATAACTCAATTCTGCTAAAGCACATAATTTGATGCCCCAGCGAGTTCCACTACTGAGATATCAAACAGGAGGCTTTTTGGAATCCATCTTTTCCAGGGGTACATCGACTGTTTTGGGTGTGGCCCCTTTGTACTTGTACCACCTTGCACACACTAGGAAGTAGACCAAATTTAGGACCTCCAAACCAGCAATTAGGTAGTAAAAGTAGTCCAGTCTAGCCCTGTTAAGATCATTATCCAACCAGTTTCTCTTCCCAGCTCCACCTGTTGTCTTGTGGACTACAGATTCCAAAAAGCTGCTCAAGTAGCTTGACAGTGCCATGCCACAGAACAAGAAAGACCCAGCAATGCTTCTCATATTCTCGGGGAACTGCTTGTAGTAGAATTCGACTTGGCCAATGATAGTGAATGCTTCAGAAAGCCCTGCCAGTGCCAACTGAGCTATTAGCCACAAGCCTGACATTGAAGAAATTGCACCTTTTCTGGGTTCAACTCCTAATGTTGGCCTAGTTAGAGCTAGCTTCCTCCTATGACTTTCTACTAGAGCTGATACAAGCATCGTGAACACAGCTATGACCATGCCAACACCCATCTTCTGGAGGATTGTGATACCATCTTCGTTTTTCATGAGTCGTCTAAGTGCTGGGACAATTATTCTGTCATAGATTGGTATCCATATGGTCATGCTCAACATGGAGAAGACCATGTAGGAAGCTGCTGGGATCTTGAAGCCGCCATTGCCCAGGCGCCTGTCTGATTGGAGGGCTTGGAATACTACAGAGGTCTGCTGTTGGACAATCACAACACCAAAGACTATGCTTGCAGCCCAGATGGGTAGAACTCTCAACAAGCATTTCACTTCTTCGACTTGCTGCACACTGCACAGTCTCCATGAGGTTGCTGCTGATCCATCTGTGTTGATTTGGTCTTCCGGGGTGATGATTGCTGCTTTGTTGAGAAACCTGGAATGAACAAGTCGTCAACTGTTTTGGTTAGCTTGTGATCAGGAACATCTGATTGAGATCCAAGAAAGCATAATGAGTTGAAGTAGAGAGAATCCATGTTGCGTCACTAGTATTTGGATCAGAACATAGAATTAGTACCTGAACTGATCTGTGTAAGGAAGCTTTGAGTTTATTGAACCAATGGGAACATGATTATAGAGGGAGGGAAATGGCTGTTCTGGCAACTTAAAGCTCCTCTTCTTGTTTGCGGCCACTATGACCTGCACCAAACTTGTCAAGGGGCTTCCCTGAGGCACCACTTTGACATAAATTCTTGTaccgatgaagaagaagaagcaagacaAGAACATGAGGAATGTGGGAATTGCCAGTCCCAGAGCCCAGCTGACACTGGACTGCACATAGACGATAGCTGTCAGCGACGCCATCATCGCGAAGGTGAAGGTGAAGTAGTACCAGTTGAAGAAGCTGCTGATTCCCCTCTTCCCAGATTCAGTGTTGGGATTGAACTGGTCAGCTCCGAAGGCCAAGTTACATGGCCTTATACCACTAGCACCAATCACAAGGAATCCAAAACCAGTAAGTAGGAAAGTCATTTGTCCTGCTGTTGGGCCAATGCAGGTGCTAGCCTGTCCTGTTCCACAATTTGTAGGGTGAAGCTTGGAGATGGCTGCTGTGAGTGTCAGTATAAGCATACCCTGCAGTCAACAGAAGATGTTAAAATATGTGGATGATAACCACACGGGCAAGAAGACCCATAACCCATTAGGGTTACCCACTACCCTAAGGCTCTGTGCTGATTACACTGGAAATTGGTGATTGTTCTATTAACAAATCATTCACTTGTGAGCTTAAGGAGATTTATTTACAGTGAAAGGTATATATGATGTTTATTATGTTTAAGTtcattaaataacaaaaaatttcatgGTTGCTTAAGTTGTAGATATCCTTGTAAGATTGTGGTTTTTGTGAAGGATAGAATGTTAATGAGACAAAGAACTAGCTATAGTTTTGGTGAACAGTATGGCTAGATCTCAATATAGTGGACCATGAGTTCTTGAAgcttgaagaaagaaaacaaaagttcTGGAAGATGAAAGTTATTAActctatctatatataatgGTTGTGTCTGAAAATTATATGGGTACTATTGCTTCATATATAgttgagaagagagaaagaagggtcTGGGATTAGTACCAGGAAGGAGGAAATGGAAGCAAATCCCAGAGTTTTATATCTGCCGAAGTAAGTGTCGGAGAGGAAAGCTCCAAGAAGAGTTCCAAAGTTGCAGGTGCCGTTGAAGATGTTGATGAGATTAGTTGCAGAAATTGTGTTCATGTTGAAGACATTGGTGAGGTACACCAAGAGGTTGGCTGAGGTCCCAAGTGTTCCCAGCTTCTCAAATGTCTCATTTCCtgcattttttcaaaaaatctgtTAAATTGGTCatcaaaattgaagaagaagaagaagaagaagaagaaaaagaagaagaagattgttGTGTTGAGCTAGCTGCTACTTTGTTAACTACCTATGACAAAGGGCATGGCTTTGATTCCTCTATACTTGGGCTCATCCTTTGCAATCACTCTCTCatccttctccattctttctctcaaagaatctctctctctgcccCCCTCTCTGTGTGTTTACATAGGGCTCTTGTTGGCTTATTATAGCAGAGCAAGCTCTCCTCAAAGCTAAGGTTTGGTTGGAGCTATATTGCAACAAAGTCAAACCTCAAGCTAACGACTAGTTAACTACCCTACAAAAATGTGGGGGTCCAAAaacaactcataaatccacctTTTCTTATGTTCGTACATCACTGCGTtaagtttttctattttcttaccAGTTTTTTATATAGGTCTCTTGGAGTATTATGGTAGATTGCAACAGAGTCACTATCTCTTGCTAGAGATTAGTTCACTACTCTATAGAATGTGGTGATCTATTAACATAACTCATAAATTAAGCTTTCTGTATTGTCATAAATCACcatgttagttttttttttcttttaaaaattttcaatgaaTGAAAATCAAGAACTCGCATAATTCtagtttttctttctataaaaATGATACGACTCTTTTTACGAAGGATTTAATATCACTATTCAGCAATACTATATTGTCCACTGGCAAGCAACATAACATTTACCCACCAGTGAGGGGTGCACGGCCTCATGCACGTGGGGCGTGCGCCCTTCACTGGAGGGCAAATGCTATGTTGCCTGCCAGTAAACAACATAACATTACTGTATCATTATTAATAGGGTGTTTCTTTTTCACTATTAAATAGGTAAGAATAAAATACTAATTCT
This window harbors:
- the LOC127789817 gene encoding calcium-dependent protein kinase 30-like isoform X1 is translated as MGNYNACLRRNNAQEHCHKKKKKEKKARVRGPQPNPYSDPQGPIRVLKDFARRSRIGDKYVLGQELGRGEFGVTHLCTDRETREALACKSISKNKLRTAVDVEDVRREVEIMSKMPEHPNVVRFRASYEDDEAVHLVMELCEGGELFDRIVARGHYSERAAAGVARTVAEVVRMCHENGVMHRDLKPENFLFASKKENSPLKAIDFGLSVFFQPGERFSEIVGSPYYMAPEVLKRNYGPEVDIWSAGVILYILLCGVPPFWAETEQGVALAILRGVIDFKREPWPQVSDNAKSLVRQMLEPDPRKRLTAQQVLEHPWIRNAKKAPNVPLGDIVRARLKQFSVMNRFKKKALRVIAEHLSVQEVEVIRDMFMLMDTDNNGKVTYEELRAGLRKVGSQLAEPEMKLLMDAADVDGNGVLDYGEFVAVTIHLQKMENDAHFRQAFIFFDKDGSGFIELHELQEALTDESGEIDADVLNEIMREVDTNKISTSCLPFLLLSLLSFHNNWPKIYQDGKISYDEFVAMMKAGTDWRKASRQYSRERFKSLSLNLMKDGSLQLQDGVTGQTIMV
- the LOC127789815 gene encoding protein NRT1/ PTR FAMILY 2.10-like, which encodes MEKDERVIAKDEPKYRGIKAMPFVIGNETFEKLGTLGTSANLLVYLTNVFNMNTISATNLINIFNGTCNFGTLLGAFLSDTYFGRYKTLGFASISSFLGMLILTLTAAISKLHPTNCGTGQASTCIGPTAGQMTFLLTGFGFLVIGASGIRPCNLAFGADQFNPNTESGKRGISSFFNWYYFTFTFAMMASLTAIVYVQSSVSWALGLAIPTFLMFLSCFFFFIGTRIYVKVVPQGSPLTSLVQVIVAANKKRSFKLPEQPFPSLYNHVPIGSINSKLPYTDQFRFLNKAAIITPEDQINTDGSAATSWRLCSVQQVEEVKCLLRVLPIWAASIVFGVVIVQQQTSVVFQALQSDRRLGNGGFKIPAASYMVFSMLSMTIWIPIYDRIIVPALRRLMKNEDGITILQKMGVGMVIAVFTMLVSALVESHRRKLALTRPTLGVEPRKGAISSMSGLWLIAQLALAGLSEAFTIIGQVEFYYKQFPENMRSIAGSFLFCGMALSSYLSSFLESVVHKTTGGAGKRNWLDNDLNRARLDYFYYLIAGLEVLNLVYFLVCARWYKYKGATPKTVDVPLEKMDSKKPPV
- the LOC127789817 gene encoding calcium-dependent protein kinase 30-like isoform X2; the encoded protein is MGNYNACLRRNNAQEHCHKKKKKEKKARVRGPQPNPYSDPQGPIRVLKDFARRSRIGDKYVLGQELGRGEFGVTHLCTDRETREALACKSISKNKLRTAVDVEDVRREVEIMSKMPEHPNVVRFRASYEDDEAVHLVMELCEGGELFDRIVARGHYSERAAAGVARTVAEVVRMCHENGVMHRDLKPENFLFASKKENSPLKAIDFGLSVFFQPGERFSEIVGSPYYMAPEVLKRNYGPEVDIWSAGVILYILLCGVPPFWAETEQGVALAILRGVIDFKREPWPQVSDNAKSLVRQMLEPDPRKRLTAQQVLEHPWIRNAKKAPNVPLGDIVRARLKQFSVMNRFKKKALRVIAEHLSVQEVEVIRDMFMLMDTDNNGKVTYEELRAGLRKVGSQLAEPEMKLLMDAADVDGNGVLDYGEFVAVTIHLQKMENDAHFRQAFIFFDKDGSGFIELHELQEALTDESGEIDADVLNEIMREVDTNKDGKISYDEFVAMMKAGTDWRKASRQYSRERFKSLSLNLMKDGSLQLQDGVTGQTIMV